The following proteins are encoded in a genomic region of Mahella australiensis 50-1 BON:
- a CDS encoding ECF transporter S component — MSTHERIRWLTLTAVLLAITLAVQMIGLPQPITGPAVNAMLILSAAFAGPISGIIIGLLTPLIAFMRGILAAPLAPMIPFIMIGNGTLVLLFWLGCRLIKNLMGSVAGIVTGSVIKFLILSAAVNLIVSVPEPVAQAMQLPQLFNALIGGVIALIVERAIKAALNSRN, encoded by the coding sequence ATGAGCACACATGAGCGCATAAGATGGCTGACTTTAACGGCAGTATTGCTTGCTATAACACTAGCAGTGCAAATGATAGGGCTACCGCAGCCAATAACAGGCCCGGCTGTAAACGCCATGCTTATACTATCCGCAGCTTTCGCGGGACCGATAAGCGGTATAATCATAGGGCTTTTAACCCCGCTAATAGCTTTCATGAGAGGTATATTGGCAGCGCCTCTGGCACCTATGATACCTTTCATAATGATCGGAAATGGTACACTGGTGCTTTTATTCTGGCTTGGATGCCGGCTTATAAAGAATCTAATGGGATCTGTAGCCGGCATAGTCACCGGTTCTGTAATAAAGTTCTTAATACTTTCCGCAGCAGTAAATCTTATAGTATCGGTGCCCGAACCGGTAGCACAGGCTATGCAACTACCTCAGCTATTCAACGCTTTGATAGGCGGGGTCATAGCTCTGATAGTTGAAAGAGCTATAAAAGCCGCATTGAACAGCAGAAACTAG
- the acpS gene encoding holo-ACP synthase codes for MMIKGIGIDIVSVSRMEDAISRSGQPFLDRIFTHKEQEYCNMAKSPFERYAARFAAKEAFFKALGTGLRYGVSWTDVEVILNDIGKPSLLAYNAALLRMQECGAERVWVSMSHDGDYAIAQVVLE; via the coding sequence ATGATGATAAAAGGTATAGGTATAGATATAGTCAGCGTAAGCCGCATGGAGGATGCCATATCGAGGAGCGGCCAACCGTTTCTCGATAGGATATTTACGCATAAGGAGCAGGAATATTGCAATATGGCTAAAAGCCCATTTGAAAGGTATGCCGCCCGTTTTGCAGCTAAGGAGGCTTTCTTTAAGGCGCTGGGTACTGGCCTGCGTTATGGCGTGAGTTGGACAGATGTCGAAGTTATATTGAATGATATAGGCAAGCCGTCCTTACTGGCCTATAATGCAGCCTTATTGAGAATGCAAGAATGCGGTGCCGAAAGAGTGTGGGTGTCCATGTCGCACGATGGAGACTATGCCATAGCGCAGGTAGTGCTAGAATGA
- the dnaB gene encoding replicative DNA helicase translates to MEPAIDRIPPHNIEAEQSVLGAMLLDKEAVAAATEVLHKDDFYSEANKELYDAMVSLYEAGQPVDLVTVTEQLRKRNTLEAVGGLSYVTALSASVPTTANVDYYIRIVEEKAILRRLIQTCSLITKDSYEAAKPVEDIIDQAEKGIFDISQKRHHGGFVPISQALIEAFDHIEELYKNKGHITGIPTGFVDLDYKTAGFQPSDLILIAARPSMGKTAFALNIAQYASVKAKVPTAIFSLEMSKEQLVNRLLCAEANVDSHKLRTGNLDEEDWPRLAAALAPLSEAPLYIDDTPAISALELRSKARRLKMEKGLGLIIIDYLQLMQGRQNAENRQQEISEISRSLKALARELNVPVIALSQLSRAPEARTDHRPILSDLRESGAMEQDADVVAFLYRDEYYNPDTDKKNIAEVIIAKQRNGPTGIVELVWLGQFTKFANLERQRTPM, encoded by the coding sequence ATGGAACCTGCTATCGATCGTATACCACCTCATAATATAGAAGCCGAGCAATCGGTGCTAGGGGCTATGCTGCTGGATAAAGAAGCGGTGGCTGCGGCTACTGAGGTACTGCATAAAGATGATTTCTATAGCGAAGCCAATAAAGAGCTGTACGACGCTATGGTATCGCTGTATGAGGCAGGGCAGCCGGTGGACCTGGTAACGGTAACCGAGCAACTGCGCAAGCGCAACACGCTGGAAGCCGTGGGCGGCTTAAGCTATGTTACGGCGCTTTCTGCATCGGTACCCACTACGGCTAATGTAGATTATTATATACGTATAGTGGAAGAAAAGGCCATATTAAGGCGCCTGATACAAACGTGCAGCCTTATAACCAAGGATAGCTACGAGGCGGCCAAACCTGTAGAGGATATAATCGACCAGGCCGAAAAAGGTATATTCGACATATCTCAGAAGCGCCACCACGGTGGATTTGTACCCATAAGCCAGGCGCTTATAGAGGCATTCGATCACATAGAGGAGCTCTATAAAAATAAAGGGCATATAACCGGTATACCGACGGGGTTTGTGGATTTGGATTACAAGACGGCGGGATTCCAGCCTTCTGATCTCATACTTATAGCCGCCCGGCCCAGCATGGGTAAAACAGCCTTTGCGCTGAATATCGCTCAATATGCTTCTGTCAAGGCCAAAGTGCCGACGGCAATATTCAGTCTAGAAATGTCCAAAGAACAGTTGGTTAATCGCTTGTTATGCGCCGAAGCCAATGTGGATAGCCATAAGCTGCGTACCGGTAACCTCGATGAAGAGGATTGGCCGCGTCTGGCTGCTGCGTTGGCACCGTTATCTGAAGCGCCGCTGTATATAGATGATACGCCGGCCATATCAGCGCTGGAGCTACGTTCCAAGGCCCGCCGGCTTAAGATGGAGAAAGGATTAGGCCTTATAATAATTGATTATCTGCAGCTTATGCAGGGCAGGCAAAATGCTGAGAACCGTCAGCAGGAAATATCCGAGATATCGCGATCGCTCAAAGCCCTTGCGCGTGAGCTCAATGTCCCTGTAATAGCGCTATCGCAGCTTTCGCGTGCGCCGGAGGCCCGCACCGACCACCGCCCCATACTGAGCGATTTGAGAGAATCCGGAGCGATGGAGCAGGATGCAGACGTGGTGGCGTTCTTGTACAGGGACGAATATTACAATCCTGATACCGATAAAAAGAATATTGCCGAAGTCATAATAGCCAAACAGCGCAACGGCCCTACGGGCATAGTGGAGCTGGTGTGGCTGGGGCAATTCACCAAGTTTGCCAATTTGGAGCGTCAGCGTACGCCTATGTAA
- the rplI gene encoding 50S ribosomal protein L9 — MKVLLKEDIKSIGKKGEVVNVSDGYARNYLLPRGLAVQADEGVIKAVRAQKQAEDTKLQRERERALKQAKIIEEKQLVIKVKCGENGKLFGSVTSKEIADEMERQMGIKVDKKKVELDEPIKNIGRFKAKVRLFPGVDASITVVVEGLE; from the coding sequence ATGAAAGTATTATTAAAAGAAGATATAAAGTCCATAGGTAAAAAAGGCGAAGTGGTAAATGTAAGCGATGGTTATGCGCGCAACTATCTTTTACCTCGCGGGCTAGCCGTACAGGCCGACGAAGGTGTTATTAAAGCGGTGAGAGCTCAAAAACAGGCTGAAGATACAAAGCTGCAAAGAGAAAGGGAGCGCGCTTTAAAACAGGCCAAGATAATAGAGGAGAAACAACTTGTCATCAAAGTGAAATGCGGTGAAAACGGCAAGCTATTTGGTTCGGTTACCAGCAAGGAGATTGCCGACGAAATGGAGAGACAAATGGGTATTAAGGTGGATAAAAAGAAAGTGGAATTGGACGAGCCCATAAAAAATATAGGGAGATTTAAGGCTAAGGTGAGGCTTTTTCCCGGTGTAGATGCATCTATAACTGTGGTAGTGGAAGGCTTGGAGTGA